From one Salvia miltiorrhiza cultivar Shanhuang (shh) unplaced genomic scaffold, IMPLAD_Smil_shh fragScaff_scaffold_173, whole genome shotgun sequence genomic stretch:
- the LOC131002704 gene encoding uncharacterized protein LOC131002704, with protein sequence MERTEPALVPEWLRCTGNIAGGGTSVHLSDAASSVHSTRSRSFRSNNEKESSHYLQRSSSSNSRRSSGINGSAKHPYSSFSRSHWDRNRDREKEKSISEDIWEHDTSDPLASILTSRVERNALRRSQSLVSRKTGEPSPRRVDNKDSPISGNGVLSRGSNLNVIQKSVFEKDFPSLGTEDKQAVAGIRRVSSPGLSSAVQSLPMGSSGFLGGEKWTSALAEVPAAVANNGTGHSPAQQNVSTFPNSSSGVSSTAGLNMAEALSQPAARVHANPQLPDKSQRLEELTIKQLRQLIPMTPSMPKPLVPGTADKSKQSKIAMRTNEMTVAPKAIHSQPHSSHSANQSRAGQTRSDSASNPHVGKFLVLKPGRESISVGPKDVCCATGNANGKVAKEGQLAMGSCTAIASTSASNSMVSVLENKSAALSLGSRSSVDKKSAQSRNDFFKNMRMKSSVSAPATHSGSGLVILSPSAETSVENCKDGHAAATPCVLENGNQMGCNGDRYGITEKTGCLPDVGDSSLSCHGSIYPDEEEAAFLRSLGWEENGGEDEGLTEEEINAFYQEYMKRRPSLEACQSSEPKYPSASKLPNAISDASSDSSSSESEPET encoded by the exons ATGGAAAGAACTGAGCCTGCATTAGTTCCAGAATGGTTGAGATGCACAGGAAATATTGCCGGAGGTGGCACCTCAGTCCATCTCTCAG atgCTGCTTCTTCTGTACACTCCACGCGAAGTAGGTCTTTTAGGAGCAATAATGAGAAGGAAAGCTCACATTATCTTCAGAGGAGTTCTTCGTCGAATTCTAGGCGTAGCTCAGGTATTAATGGCTCTGCGAAGCATCCGTATAGTAGTTTCTCAAGGAGCCACTGGGACAGAAACCGTGATAGAGAGAAGGAGAAGTCTATTTCCGAGGACATCTGGGAGCATGATACTTCTGACCCTTTGGCAAGTATATTAACTAGTAGAGTTGAGAGGAATGCCTTGAGGCGTTCTCAATCATTGGTTTCAAGAAAGACTGGTGAACCTTCACCTCGGAGAGTAGATAACAAGGACTCACCTATTAGTGGGAATGGTGTCCTTTCACGAGGGAGCAATCTAAACGTAATTCAGAAGTCTGTGTTTGAAAAGGATTTTCCATCCCTTGGGACTGAAGATAAGCAAGCTGTAGCTGGAATTAGGAGAGTCTCATCTCCTGGTTTGAGTTCCGCTGTTCAAAGTTTGCCCATGGGCAGCTCAGGGTTTCTTGGGGGTGAGAAATGGACTTCTGCTTTAGCAGAGGTGCCTGCTGCTGTTGCAAATAATGGTACAGGTCACTCTCCTGCTCAACAAAATGTTTCTACTTTTCCAAATTCATCTTCTGGGGTTTCCAGTACGGCAGGTCTTAATATGGCTGAGGCACTGTCACAGCCTGCAGCACGAGTTCATGCTAATCCCCAG CTACCTGATAAGAGTCAGAGACTTGAGGAGTTGACCATTAAGCAATTGAGACAATTAATTCCCATGACACCTTCAATGCCTAAACCATTG GTTCCTGGCACTGCAGATAAATCAAAACAATCAAAGATTGCTATGAGAACTAATGAGATGACTGTGGCTCCCAAGGCTATTCATTCACAGCCCCATTCTTCTCATTCTGCTAATCAATCTCGTGCTGGACAAACCAGGTCTGATTCTGCTAGCAACCCTCATGTTGGAAAGTTTCTGGTTCTTAAACCAGGCCGTGAAAGTATCTCCGTTGGACCAAAGGATGTATGTTGTGCAACTGGTAATGCCAATGGAAAAGTAGCTAAAGAGGGCCAGCTCGCTATGGGTTCATGTACTGCGATCGCATCAACTAGTGCAAGCAATTCCATGGTTTCTGTTCTTGAAAACAAGTCTGCTGCTCTGTCCCTAGGTTCAAGATCCTCCGTGGACAAGAAATCGGCACAAAGCAGAAATGATTTCTTTAAAAACATGAGGATGAAATCCTCAGTCAGTGCTCCTGCCACTCACTCAGGTTCAGGTTTGGTTATTCTATCTCCCAGTGCAGAGACATCTGTAGAAAATTGTAAAGATGGCCATGCTGCTGCCACTCCTTGTGTTTTGGAGAATGGCAACCAGATGGGCTGTAATGGTGATAGATATGGCATTACGGAGAAGACCGGATGTCTTCCGGATGTCGGTGACAGTAGCTTGTCTTGTCATGGATCAATTTATCCAGATGAAGAAGAGGCTGCTTTTCTTCGTTCACTTGGCTGGGAGGAAAATGGTGGGGAAGATGAAGGATTGACCGAGGAAGAGATTAATGCTTTTTATCAGGAG TACATGAAGCGGAGGCCATCCTTGGAAGCGTGTCAAAGCTCTGAGCCCAAGTACCCTTCAGCATCTAAACTTCCCAATGCTATTTCGGATGCGAGCTCTGACTCCAGCTCCTCTGAGTCGGAGCCTGAAACCTGA